In a genomic window of Onychostoma macrolepis isolate SWU-2019 chromosome 08, ASM1243209v1, whole genome shotgun sequence:
- the dnmt3ba gene encoding DNA (cytosine-5-)-methyltransferase 3 beta, duplicate a isoform X1, whose protein sequence is MAMNVSLDSNNPDDKCSRYDVLSWINETLQTNFTQVEQCRSGACFCQLMDLLFPGSIDMSKVKFESQKRSDFKQNYSLLQTAFRKSGIKQPVPVKQLLTGKFRPNFTFLKWFRKFFFANERQGREYNPVEARNGQDIVQADEPVKSPPRSWKNPRESGRVRDESDKDMELNGRRRPLTYDSKWERTFKWIRASHMGDNCAYCTLCDYNIILHAGFLDLKRHQQTQKHMKCEMGGLNSSGRRKIENSISCSETMLVFIQNHCLSSFPLRIKKVSQRTASYVLGLNYPNDIVSACKINPYCIYIYGQVPLDAESRERTSCHVVLVGFFEEKQARYCIRLLDVFQAEDGSSVSGCLHNVLQNFELPAGNMVAFYVNDQEQTSGSIASQIRELNPQVIDLGGLYSVPDSACNAGLQTHSSQVQELIANIYEHFSTCSTSNDNLKMLFVGIEGLKVTSAPLSHSCEEFCVLVQRMLEMWSDLVSYFTSCDENNDKAKQICSQLENPKIRITLMFLDHALGPIRAFEQHLQQSKGSVRADLVQILREASGLLRSYASSFLRPQAVIRYLKERDPAILENSTFCLPATELSLGGVVEDFISAREEELADSINVFHDECLAFYKTLTTSIADSLPLSDSVLRGISQLLSPAGRLKVTGKSIVDLAVQFGICSKPEDSAKLTDEFLEYQLVEDEDTSSTLTLERYWCNVLKTFPSESIFKRLVLYFLVLPCPSLDAEKIFAQAVENGDVAHWDDSSEESDTDLTKELDSNDDSSLDHTEVKISPIRNGQMKKNRGGTSEMVQHSDTVKPCVVRLEKITSQREMNLRKDGADDDIWTSSTTHEGSVRGIYGWESSLRQKPQERTVFQAGTGTWSKPVNPDKDSKPEVVKNNARSSASNSTPSPRSGKREQAYNDGKGYAIGELVWGKVKGFSWWPGLVVAWKGRALPVSMRRVEWFGDGMFSEIHTEGLLPFAAFAKCFCSKSYEGLPTYKNAIYQILELAAERCGKNFPPSEKKGEEVKAMLDWAFGGFQPMGPDGFLPPVDSSTSKTESDSSVSDYQPPAKRKYVNKNRPSAQDYTRDQMVYEVTVKGRNLEDFCLSCGTANTEIFHPLFEGSLCFKCKENFTETLYRYDDDGYQSYCTVCCAGQEVILCGNASCCRCFCKDCLNMLVGPGTFDKLKEVDPWSCYICLPSKCYGALKLRPDWSVRVQEYFANNSAFEFEPHRVYPSIPAHKRRPIKVLSLFDGIATGYLVLKDLGFKLERYIASEICEDSIAVGMIKHEGQIEYVKDVRTITRKHLAEWGPFDLLIGGSPCNDLSMVNPARKGLFEGTGRLFFEYYRMLTMMRPREDDDRPFFWLFENVVAMSAHDKADICRFLECNPVMIDAVKVSPAHRARYFWGNLPGMNRPLATSLTDKSELQDCLEVGRTAMFNKVRTITTKSNSIKQGKMGPLPVTMNGKEDYLWCTEMERIFGFPKHYTDVNNMGRGQRQRLLGRSWSVPVIRHLFAPLKDYFACE, encoded by the exons ATGGCTATGAATGTTAGTCTGGACTCCAATAACCCTGATGACAAGTGCAGTCGCTATGACGTTTTGTCCTGGATCAATGAAACATTGCAGACAAATTTTACTCAAGTGGAGCAATGTCGTTCAG gtgcaTGTTTTTGCCAGCTTATGGACTTGCTCTTCCCAGGGTCCATTGACATGAGCAAAGTTAAGTTTGAGTCCCAAAAGAGGTCTGATTTTAAACAGAACTACAGTCTTCTGCAGACGGCTTTCCGAAAATCAGGCATAAAACAG CCAGTCCCTGTGAAGCAGCTTCTCACAGGAAAGTTTAGACCCAATTTCACCTTTCTGAAATGGTTCAGGAAATTTTTCTTTGCCAATGAGAGGCAAGGGAGAGAGTACAACCCAGTTGAAGCTCGTAATGGTCAGGATATTGTACAGGCAGATGAACCTGTTAAGTCTCCTCCAAGATCCTGGAAAAATCCACGTGAATCTG GCAGAGTAAGAGACGAGTCTGACAAAGACATGGAATTGAATGGAAGGAGACGGCCTTTGACTTACGATTCTAAATGGGAAAGAACCTTCAAGTGGATCAGAGCCAGCCATATGGGAGATAACTGTGCTTACTGCACTTTGTGTGACTACAATATCATTCTACATGCAGGTTTTTTAGATCTGAAGCGACACCAGCAGACTCAGAAGCATATGAAGTGTGAGATGGGAGGATTAAATTCATCTGGCAGAAGAAAGATTGAAAACTCTATTTCCTGTAGTGAAACCATGCTTGTTTTCATTCAAAACCATTGCCTCTCCAGTTTCCCCTTAAGGATCAAAAAGGTCTCTCAACGTACTGCAAGCTACGTCCTTGGCCTAAATTATCCAAATGATATTGTTTCTGCTTGTAAGATCAATCCGTACTGTATCTACATATATGGGCAGGTGCCGCTTGATGCAGAAAGCAGAGAAAGGACCTCCTGCCATGTGGTGCTAGTGGGCTTTTTTGAGGAAAAGCAAGCAAGATATTGTATCCGTCTCCTTGATGTCTTTCAGGCTGAAGATGGTAGCTCTGTATCTGGATGTTTACACAATGTTCTCCAAAATTTTGAGCTTCCTGCTGGCAACATGGTAGCTTTCTATGTTAATGACCAGGAGCAGACCTCAGGAAGCATTGCGTCGCAGATTCGGGAGCTCAACCCACAGGTGATTGATCTCGGAGGACTTTACAGCGTACCTGACTCTGCCTGCAATGCTGGCCTACAAACTCACTCCAGTCAGGTTCAGGAACTTATTGCCAACATCTATGAACACTTCTCAACTTGTTCCACCAGCAACGATAACCTCAAGATGCTATTTGTGGGCATTGAAGGACTAAAAGTCACCAGCGCTCCCCTCTCACACAGTTGTGAGGAGTTTTGTGTGCTCGTTCAAAGGATGCTTGAAATGTGGAGTGATTTGGTATCATACTTCACTTCCTGCGATGAAAATAATGATAAAGCTAAGCAAATTTGTTCGCAGTTGGAGAATCCTAAAATCAGGATCACCTTGATGTTTCTGGATCATGCTCTTGGACCAATCCGTGCCTTTGAGCAGCACCTGCAGCAAAGCAAAGGATCTGTTCGTGCCGATCTTGTCCAAATCCTTCGAGAAGCAAGTGGACTCCTACGTTCGTATGCCTCCAGCTTTCTTCGCCCTCAAGCAGTCATACGCTACCTGAAGGAACGTGACCCAGCCATCCTGGAGAACTCAACATTCTGCCTTCCTGCTACTGAGCTCAGTCTGGGTGGTGTGGTAGAAGACTTCATCTCTGCCAGAGAAGAAGAGCTAGCAGATTCCATCAATGTGTTTCATGATGAGTGTTTAGCTTTCTACAAAACTCTTACGACCTCCATCGCTGACAGTCTACCTCTGAGCGATAGTGTCCTGAGGGGCATTTCACAGCTCCTCAGCCCAGCAGGAAGATTGAAGGTCACAGGAAAGAGTATAGTTGATCTTGCTGTACAATTTGGCATCTGCTCCAAACCTGAGGATTCTGCTAAGCTCACGGATGAGTTCTTGGAGTACCAGCTTGTAGAAGATGAAGACACATCTTCAACCCTTACTCTAGAGCGATACTGGTGTAATGTGCTCAAGACTTTCCCATCAGAATCCATCTTCAAGAGACTTGTCCTCTATTTTTTGGTTTTGCCCTGTCCATCGCTTGATGCAGAAAAGATATTTGCACAG GCTGTTGAAAATGGAGATGTTGCTCATTGGGATGATAGTTCAGAGGAAAGTGACACAGATTTGACAAAAGAGCTGGATTCCAATGATGACTCTTCTTTAGACCACACTGAAGTCAAGATTTCACCTATCAGAAATgggcaaatgaaaaaaaacagaggtggCACATCAG AGATGGTTCAACACTCAGACACAGTGAAGCCGTGTGTGGTGCGACTGGAGAAGATCACCAGTCAGAGAG AAATGAACTTAAGGAAAGATGGAGCAGATGATGATATCTGGACTAGTAGCACGACACATGAG GGCTCCGTTAGGGGAATTTATGGTTGGGAGAGCAGCTTACGGCAGAAACCACAGGAACGCACAGTCTTTCAGGCTGGTACAGGCACCTGGAGCAAACCGGTGAACCCAGACAAGGACAGCAAACCAGAGGTG GTTAAGAACAACGCTCGTTCATCTGCATCAAATTCGACACCAAGCCCCAGATCTGGAAAGAGAGAACAAGCGTACAAT GATGGAAAAGGTTATGCCATTGGAGAGCTTGTGTGGGGAAAAGTAAAGGGCTTCTCTTGGTGGCCTGGACTGGTGGTGGCGTGGAAGGGCAGGGCACTTCCTGTGTCAATGAGGCGTGTGGAGTGGTTTGGAGATGGCATGTTTTCAGAG ATTCATACAGAGGGACTGCTGCCCTTTGCTGCATTTGCAAAGTGCTTTTGTAGTAAATCCTATGAAGGTCTGCCTACCTACAAGAATGCCATTTACCAAATCCTAGAG TTGGCAGCGGAGCGCTGTGGGAAGAATTTCCCCCCCTCTGAGAAGAAAGGGGAAGAGGTGAAGGCCATGCTGGATTGGGCATTTGGAGGCTTCCAGCCCATGGGCCCTGATGGATTTTTGCCTCCTGTGg ACAGCTCTACCAGTAAAACTGAGTCGGATTCCTCTGTGTCTGATTATCAGCCTCCAGCCAAGAGGAAGTATGTCAACAAGAACAGACCGTCAGCTCAAGATTACACCAGAG ATCAAATGGTCTATGAGGTAACCGTTAAAGGCAGAAACCTTGAAG ATTTCTGCCTGTCCTGTGGAACTGCCAATACTGAAATTTTCCATCCTCTTTTTGAGGGAAGCCTTTGTTTTAAATGCAAG gAGAACTTTACAGAAACACTGTACAGGTATGATGATGATGGCTATCAGTCATACTGCACCGTGTGCTGCGCCGGACAAGAGGTCATTCTCTGTGGAAATGCCAGCTGCTGCAG GTGTTTCTGTAAAGACTGTTTGAATATGCTGGTGGGACCAGGGACGTTTGATAAGCTGAAGGAGGTTGACCCATGGAGCTGTTACATTTGCCTGCCCTCTAAGTGCTACGGCGCGCTCAAGCTCAGGCCTGACTGGAGTGTTCGTGTCCAGGAGTATTTCGCCAATAACAGTGCCTTTGAATTT GAGCCACACCGAGTGTATCCTTCTATTCCAGCTCATAAGCGTCGTCCAATCAAAGTCCTCTCCCTGTTTGATGGGATTGCAACAG GCTATCTAGTCTTAAAAGACTTGGGCTTTAAGTTGGAGCGCTACATTGCCTCTGAGATCTGTGAAGACTCCATTGCTGTTGGGATGATCAAACATGAGGGCCAGATTGAATATGTGAAAGATGTGCGCACCATCACAAGGAAACAT CTGGCCGAGTGGGGGCCATTTGACCTCTTGATTGGTGGAAGTCCATGTAATGACCTGTCCATGGTGAATCCAGCCAGAAAAGGTCTTTTTG AAGGCACAGGTCGACTGTTCTTTGAATATTACCGCATGTTAACCATGATGAGGCCGAGAGAGGATGATGATCGCCCCTTTTTCTGGCTCTTTGAGAATGTTGTAGCCATGAGTGCCCACGACAAGGCTGATATATGTCGTTTCCTGgag TGTAATCCTGTGATGATCGATGCTGTGAAAGTAAGCCCAGCCCACAGGGCTCGCTACTTCTGGGGAAATTTACCTGGAATGAACCG ACCACTTGCGACTTCACTCACTGATAAATCAGAACTGCAGGACTGCCTGGAGGTCGGACGAACTGCAATG TTCAACAAAGTTCGCACTATCACCACCAAGTCCAACTCCATCAAACAAGGGAAGATGGGGCCTCTGCCAGTCACCATGAATGGGAAAGAGGACTATCTTTGGTGCACTGAAATGGAGAG AATATTTGGGTTTCCAAAGCATTACACCGATGTGAATAATATGGGGCGAGGACAGAGGCAGAGGTTGCTTGGGCGGTCCTGGAGCGTTCCCGTGATCCGACACCTCTTTGCCCCTCTGAAGGATTACTTTGCTTGCGAGTAA
- the dnmt3ba gene encoding DNA (cytosine-5-)-methyltransferase 3 beta, duplicate a isoform X2, which translates to MAMNVSLDSNNPDDKCSRYDVLSWINETLQTNFTQVEQCRSGACFCQLMDLLFPGSIDMSKVKFESQKRSDFKQNYSLLQTAFRKSGIKQPVPVKQLLTGKFRPNFTFLKWFRKFFFANERQGREYNPVEARNGQDIVQADEPVKSPPRSWKNPRESGRVRDESDKDMELNGRRRPLTYDSKWERTFKWIRASHMGDNCAYCTLCDYNIILHAGFLDLKRHQQTQKHMKCEMGGLNSSGRRKIENSISCSETMLVFIQNHCLSSFPLRIKKVSQRTASYVLGLNYPNDIVSACKINPYCIYIYGQVPLDAESRERTSCHVVLVGFFEEKQARYCIRLLDVFQAEDGSSVSGCLHNVLQNFELPAGNMVAFYVNDQEQTSGSIASQIRELNPQVIDLGGLYSVPDSACNAGLQTHSSQVQELIANIYEHFSTCSTSNDNLKMLFVGIEGLKVTSAPLSHSCEEFCVLVQRMLEMWSDLVSYFTSCDENNDKAKQICSQLENPKIRITLMFLDHALGPIRAFEQHLQQSKGSVRADLVQILREASGLLRSYASSFLRPQAVIRYLKERDPAILENSTFCLPATELSLGGVVEDFISAREEELADSINVFHDECLAFYKTLTTSIADSLPLSDSVLRGISQLLSPAGRLKVTGKSIVDLAVQFGICSKPEDSAKLTDEFLEYQLVEDEDTSSTLTLERYWCNVLKTFPSESIFKRLVLYFLVLPCPSLDAEKIFAQAVENGDVAHWDDSSEESDTDLTKELDSNDDSSLDHTEVKISPIRNGQMKKNRGGTSEMNLRKDGADDDIWTSSTTHEGSVRGIYGWESSLRQKPQERTVFQAGTGTWSKPVNPDKDSKPEVVKNNARSSASNSTPSPRSGKREQAYNDGKGYAIGELVWGKVKGFSWWPGLVVAWKGRALPVSMRRVEWFGDGMFSEIHTEGLLPFAAFAKCFCSKSYEGLPTYKNAIYQILELAAERCGKNFPPSEKKGEEVKAMLDWAFGGFQPMGPDGFLPPVDSSTSKTESDSSVSDYQPPAKRKYVNKNRPSAQDYTRDQMVYEVTVKGRNLEDFCLSCGTANTEIFHPLFEGSLCFKCKENFTETLYRYDDDGYQSYCTVCCAGQEVILCGNASCCRCFCKDCLNMLVGPGTFDKLKEVDPWSCYICLPSKCYGALKLRPDWSVRVQEYFANNSAFEFEPHRVYPSIPAHKRRPIKVLSLFDGIATGYLVLKDLGFKLERYIASEICEDSIAVGMIKHEGQIEYVKDVRTITRKHLAEWGPFDLLIGGSPCNDLSMVNPARKGLFEGTGRLFFEYYRMLTMMRPREDDDRPFFWLFENVVAMSAHDKADICRFLECNPVMIDAVKVSPAHRARYFWGNLPGMNRPLATSLTDKSELQDCLEVGRTAMFNKVRTITTKSNSIKQGKMGPLPVTMNGKEDYLWCTEMERIFGFPKHYTDVNNMGRGQRQRLLGRSWSVPVIRHLFAPLKDYFACE; encoded by the exons ATGGCTATGAATGTTAGTCTGGACTCCAATAACCCTGATGACAAGTGCAGTCGCTATGACGTTTTGTCCTGGATCAATGAAACATTGCAGACAAATTTTACTCAAGTGGAGCAATGTCGTTCAG gtgcaTGTTTTTGCCAGCTTATGGACTTGCTCTTCCCAGGGTCCATTGACATGAGCAAAGTTAAGTTTGAGTCCCAAAAGAGGTCTGATTTTAAACAGAACTACAGTCTTCTGCAGACGGCTTTCCGAAAATCAGGCATAAAACAG CCAGTCCCTGTGAAGCAGCTTCTCACAGGAAAGTTTAGACCCAATTTCACCTTTCTGAAATGGTTCAGGAAATTTTTCTTTGCCAATGAGAGGCAAGGGAGAGAGTACAACCCAGTTGAAGCTCGTAATGGTCAGGATATTGTACAGGCAGATGAACCTGTTAAGTCTCCTCCAAGATCCTGGAAAAATCCACGTGAATCTG GCAGAGTAAGAGACGAGTCTGACAAAGACATGGAATTGAATGGAAGGAGACGGCCTTTGACTTACGATTCTAAATGGGAAAGAACCTTCAAGTGGATCAGAGCCAGCCATATGGGAGATAACTGTGCTTACTGCACTTTGTGTGACTACAATATCATTCTACATGCAGGTTTTTTAGATCTGAAGCGACACCAGCAGACTCAGAAGCATATGAAGTGTGAGATGGGAGGATTAAATTCATCTGGCAGAAGAAAGATTGAAAACTCTATTTCCTGTAGTGAAACCATGCTTGTTTTCATTCAAAACCATTGCCTCTCCAGTTTCCCCTTAAGGATCAAAAAGGTCTCTCAACGTACTGCAAGCTACGTCCTTGGCCTAAATTATCCAAATGATATTGTTTCTGCTTGTAAGATCAATCCGTACTGTATCTACATATATGGGCAGGTGCCGCTTGATGCAGAAAGCAGAGAAAGGACCTCCTGCCATGTGGTGCTAGTGGGCTTTTTTGAGGAAAAGCAAGCAAGATATTGTATCCGTCTCCTTGATGTCTTTCAGGCTGAAGATGGTAGCTCTGTATCTGGATGTTTACACAATGTTCTCCAAAATTTTGAGCTTCCTGCTGGCAACATGGTAGCTTTCTATGTTAATGACCAGGAGCAGACCTCAGGAAGCATTGCGTCGCAGATTCGGGAGCTCAACCCACAGGTGATTGATCTCGGAGGACTTTACAGCGTACCTGACTCTGCCTGCAATGCTGGCCTACAAACTCACTCCAGTCAGGTTCAGGAACTTATTGCCAACATCTATGAACACTTCTCAACTTGTTCCACCAGCAACGATAACCTCAAGATGCTATTTGTGGGCATTGAAGGACTAAAAGTCACCAGCGCTCCCCTCTCACACAGTTGTGAGGAGTTTTGTGTGCTCGTTCAAAGGATGCTTGAAATGTGGAGTGATTTGGTATCATACTTCACTTCCTGCGATGAAAATAATGATAAAGCTAAGCAAATTTGTTCGCAGTTGGAGAATCCTAAAATCAGGATCACCTTGATGTTTCTGGATCATGCTCTTGGACCAATCCGTGCCTTTGAGCAGCACCTGCAGCAAAGCAAAGGATCTGTTCGTGCCGATCTTGTCCAAATCCTTCGAGAAGCAAGTGGACTCCTACGTTCGTATGCCTCCAGCTTTCTTCGCCCTCAAGCAGTCATACGCTACCTGAAGGAACGTGACCCAGCCATCCTGGAGAACTCAACATTCTGCCTTCCTGCTACTGAGCTCAGTCTGGGTGGTGTGGTAGAAGACTTCATCTCTGCCAGAGAAGAAGAGCTAGCAGATTCCATCAATGTGTTTCATGATGAGTGTTTAGCTTTCTACAAAACTCTTACGACCTCCATCGCTGACAGTCTACCTCTGAGCGATAGTGTCCTGAGGGGCATTTCACAGCTCCTCAGCCCAGCAGGAAGATTGAAGGTCACAGGAAAGAGTATAGTTGATCTTGCTGTACAATTTGGCATCTGCTCCAAACCTGAGGATTCTGCTAAGCTCACGGATGAGTTCTTGGAGTACCAGCTTGTAGAAGATGAAGACACATCTTCAACCCTTACTCTAGAGCGATACTGGTGTAATGTGCTCAAGACTTTCCCATCAGAATCCATCTTCAAGAGACTTGTCCTCTATTTTTTGGTTTTGCCCTGTCCATCGCTTGATGCAGAAAAGATATTTGCACAG GCTGTTGAAAATGGAGATGTTGCTCATTGGGATGATAGTTCAGAGGAAAGTGACACAGATTTGACAAAAGAGCTGGATTCCAATGATGACTCTTCTTTAGACCACACTGAAGTCAAGATTTCACCTATCAGAAATgggcaaatgaaaaaaaacagaggtggCACATCAG AAATGAACTTAAGGAAAGATGGAGCAGATGATGATATCTGGACTAGTAGCACGACACATGAG GGCTCCGTTAGGGGAATTTATGGTTGGGAGAGCAGCTTACGGCAGAAACCACAGGAACGCACAGTCTTTCAGGCTGGTACAGGCACCTGGAGCAAACCGGTGAACCCAGACAAGGACAGCAAACCAGAGGTG GTTAAGAACAACGCTCGTTCATCTGCATCAAATTCGACACCAAGCCCCAGATCTGGAAAGAGAGAACAAGCGTACAAT GATGGAAAAGGTTATGCCATTGGAGAGCTTGTGTGGGGAAAAGTAAAGGGCTTCTCTTGGTGGCCTGGACTGGTGGTGGCGTGGAAGGGCAGGGCACTTCCTGTGTCAATGAGGCGTGTGGAGTGGTTTGGAGATGGCATGTTTTCAGAG ATTCATACAGAGGGACTGCTGCCCTTTGCTGCATTTGCAAAGTGCTTTTGTAGTAAATCCTATGAAGGTCTGCCTACCTACAAGAATGCCATTTACCAAATCCTAGAG TTGGCAGCGGAGCGCTGTGGGAAGAATTTCCCCCCCTCTGAGAAGAAAGGGGAAGAGGTGAAGGCCATGCTGGATTGGGCATTTGGAGGCTTCCAGCCCATGGGCCCTGATGGATTTTTGCCTCCTGTGg ACAGCTCTACCAGTAAAACTGAGTCGGATTCCTCTGTGTCTGATTATCAGCCTCCAGCCAAGAGGAAGTATGTCAACAAGAACAGACCGTCAGCTCAAGATTACACCAGAG ATCAAATGGTCTATGAGGTAACCGTTAAAGGCAGAAACCTTGAAG ATTTCTGCCTGTCCTGTGGAACTGCCAATACTGAAATTTTCCATCCTCTTTTTGAGGGAAGCCTTTGTTTTAAATGCAAG gAGAACTTTACAGAAACACTGTACAGGTATGATGATGATGGCTATCAGTCATACTGCACCGTGTGCTGCGCCGGACAAGAGGTCATTCTCTGTGGAAATGCCAGCTGCTGCAG GTGTTTCTGTAAAGACTGTTTGAATATGCTGGTGGGACCAGGGACGTTTGATAAGCTGAAGGAGGTTGACCCATGGAGCTGTTACATTTGCCTGCCCTCTAAGTGCTACGGCGCGCTCAAGCTCAGGCCTGACTGGAGTGTTCGTGTCCAGGAGTATTTCGCCAATAACAGTGCCTTTGAATTT GAGCCACACCGAGTGTATCCTTCTATTCCAGCTCATAAGCGTCGTCCAATCAAAGTCCTCTCCCTGTTTGATGGGATTGCAACAG GCTATCTAGTCTTAAAAGACTTGGGCTTTAAGTTGGAGCGCTACATTGCCTCTGAGATCTGTGAAGACTCCATTGCTGTTGGGATGATCAAACATGAGGGCCAGATTGAATATGTGAAAGATGTGCGCACCATCACAAGGAAACAT CTGGCCGAGTGGGGGCCATTTGACCTCTTGATTGGTGGAAGTCCATGTAATGACCTGTCCATGGTGAATCCAGCCAGAAAAGGTCTTTTTG AAGGCACAGGTCGACTGTTCTTTGAATATTACCGCATGTTAACCATGATGAGGCCGAGAGAGGATGATGATCGCCCCTTTTTCTGGCTCTTTGAGAATGTTGTAGCCATGAGTGCCCACGACAAGGCTGATATATGTCGTTTCCTGgag TGTAATCCTGTGATGATCGATGCTGTGAAAGTAAGCCCAGCCCACAGGGCTCGCTACTTCTGGGGAAATTTACCTGGAATGAACCG ACCACTTGCGACTTCACTCACTGATAAATCAGAACTGCAGGACTGCCTGGAGGTCGGACGAACTGCAATG TTCAACAAAGTTCGCACTATCACCACCAAGTCCAACTCCATCAAACAAGGGAAGATGGGGCCTCTGCCAGTCACCATGAATGGGAAAGAGGACTATCTTTGGTGCACTGAAATGGAGAG AATATTTGGGTTTCCAAAGCATTACACCGATGTGAATAATATGGGGCGAGGACAGAGGCAGAGGTTGCTTGGGCGGTCCTGGAGCGTTCCCGTGATCCGACACCTCTTTGCCCCTCTGAAGGATTACTTTGCTTGCGAGTAA